A portion of the Osmia lignaria lignaria isolate PbOS001 chromosome 15, iyOsmLign1, whole genome shotgun sequence genome contains these proteins:
- the LOC117608326 gene encoding uncharacterized protein LOC117608326 isoform X2: MLPSTGYFKAIGCPFYESGSCDRPYCHFKHSKREDVGVTAEATETVESGAVGQVQEAKACTMVSSGSDVLQKLVTEAVKKVLANQDATNADQFSCQNVVSQVVEGLTPTLTPGSSNTFDTVATNTTENRVDASTSVSVSKAIPCVYNPTPIAELKKRHIPIVSYMPTRDSRVAVKRKCSPDGIKAWLATSCESGESIETACEIKYKPTVIVNSEIRDTTQSYIPTYKSDSAPAYFYKDESSNEYLFKLRESYYPKCKKRREEYVPKRVKTPLKTVEGLNESALEQFNRGFGTIDESLVLSKSTSAIQSKELFQTSCMDLEAKFSDDDDDDDDDDDDDNDDDDDGDEDDDVEEEEEDENNHENINKIDSENANCTSVEENELYRNVRRFDCLNGKKGHDAVIEEWSQVKVENECDEERNCNGTVLRNSNVPKQVKLTSKEGRKPLLHEEKKVPKVDTDEKVGSVNSKEFKSRDKNKEKDEKDCDKSHKRYKVSKRDSYETSRSATHSKSKTKSHVEREKEKESRSTKSDKDKSSHKDRKKHRSKERERERERERERERESERGGSRHKTNKRDKREDYHESEKCNERESKNCSDSSKRREHIEKRNDESKRSKRNKKSDDKTSGKFRRHAKHREGRSSVDRSVSLLEGNTGWNPIDDDDEENNDYNDNNMMSMDIDVTFSTSDSDHDVQEECLKIFQEYQVPERPKPMESSKELPLHEKEENEEVGRKRVAHPSAATCVTRQTGVNQQGKKVIHPQQKMYERWRLMRDAVVEKSISTVAEGGSSGGGGCSSSSNNVIKDVRRNCVETAATTTCNSELKLNGGNGRVRIAHVPYAKSLAIEKKKVRENAVVAAAAAAAAAAAAAVSAIVATPVSSKLTESQKTAAQTAKSGVRIAHVPQVVPQLIRPEPLQVATQKFPLNVRQYYVNMMHDVCVLIYTNAEDAAQRAVKEEHACHERCKALAVYKNSCMLAAHRLRKEVDQNQSAENNAATTSGNIIVSHEAVLAGKAKGSWSVLKTKKSVTEFRGVALYGMLKKWIMTEQQLRDNGFPRPHPDGQKGRAKVYVINSRNQSVLSKVPNERVCCRCGQTYMIDKQGFALQSQNCIYHWGRKFTIRGEGKYSCCQQYGSATGCCDAKTHVWDYTDYENLRGYVKTLPKGTTIEEQGVYALDCEMCYTTQGLELTRITIIDEDCNVVYETLVKPQNPIIDYNTRFSGITEESMKDVATTLLDVQATILTMFSEKTILVGHSLESDFKALRLLHETVVDTSVMFPHKNGYPQKRALKNLCSEYLRKLIQNDVGGHDSKEDAMACMELILWKVKEEAKLQ; this comes from the exons ATGTTGCCTTCGACTGGTTACTTTAAAGCTATCGGTTGTCCATTTTACGAAAGTGGAAGCTGCGATAGACCTTACTGTCATTTTAAGCATTCGAAACGGG AAGATGTCGGGGTTACCGCGGAAGCAACCGAGACGGTGGAAAGCGGTGCTGTGGGTCAGGTTCAAGAGGCAAAAGCTTGTACGATGGTATCGTCCGGTTCAGATGTTTTACAAAAATTAGTAACGGAAGCTGTTAAAAAAGTTCTCGCAAATCAAGATGCCACGAATGCGGATCAATTTTCTTGTCAAAATGTTGTTTCCCAAGTCGTAGAAGGACTAACGCCAACCTTAACACCTGGATCATCCAATACTTTTGATACTGTAGCAACTAATACAACGGAGAATAGAGTAGACGCGTCAACGTCTGTGTCGGTCAGTAAAGCAATTCCATGCGTTTACAATCCAACACCAATTGCAGAATTAAAGAAACGTCATATACCAATAGTATCTTACATGCCAACCAGAGACAGTAGAGTGGCAGTGAAACGTAAATGTTCTCCGGATGGGATAAAAGCTTGGTTGGCTACAAGCTGCGAATCCGGTGAATCAATTGAAACTGCTTGTGAAATTAAATACAAACCTACAGTGATAGTCAATTCTGAAATTCGAGATACTACACAAAGTTACATACCTACGTACAAGTCAGATTCAGCTCCAGCATATTTCTATAAGGACGAGAGTTCGAACGAATATCTGTTTAAGCTGAGAGAATCGTATTATCCAAAGTGtaagaaaagaagagaggaaTATGTTCCAAAGAGGGTAAAGACGCCGTTAAAAACTGTCGAGGGATTGAATGAATCTGCGTTAGAGCAATTCAACAGAGGCTTTGGTACGATTGACGAATCACTGGTTCTCTCCAAATCTACTTCTGCGATTCAATCTAAAGAGTTGTTTCAAACTTCTTGCATGGACTTGGAAGCGAAATTttccgacgacgacgacgacgacgacgacgacgacgacgatgacaatgatgatgatgatgatggtgacgAGGACGACGATgtcgaagaggaggaagaagatgaGAATAaccatgaaaatataaataagattGATTCTGAAAATGCTAATTGTACATCGGTAGAAGAAAACGAGCTTTATCGTAATGTTAGGAGATTTGACTGTTTAAACGGGAAGAAAGGTCACGATGCAGTGATCGAAGAGTGGTCGCAGGTAAAGGTTGAAAATGAATGCGACGAGGAGAGAAATTGTAATGGAACAGTATTGAGAAACAGTAACGTTCCGAAGCAGGTGAAATTAACGAGTAAAGAAGGTAGAAAACCGTTGCTACACGAAGAGAAAAAAGTACCGAAAGTAGATACGGATGAGAAAGTTGGCAGCGTAAATTCGAAAGAATTTAAAAGCagggataaaaataaagaaaaggatgAAAAGGATTGTGATAAATCTCATAAACGATATAAAGTTTCGAAGCGTGATTCGTACGAAACATCACGTTCAGCGACTCATAGTAAAAGCAAAACTAAGAGTCACGTGGAAcgcgaaaaagagaaagaatcaaGGAGTACAAAGAGTGATAAGGATAAAAGTAGTCACAAGGATCGTAAGAAGCATAGaagtaaagagagagagagggagagggagagggagagagaaagagaaagagaaagcgaAAGGGGTGGAAGTAGACATAAAACTAATAAGAGGGATAAACGAGAAGATTATCACGAGTCGGAGAAATGTAACGAACGCGAGTCCAAGAATTGTTCGGATTCGTCGAAAAGGCGGGAACATATCGAGAAGAGAAACGATGAAAGTAAGCGTTCGAAAAGGAATAAGAAATCGGACGATAAGACAAGTGGGAAATTTCGTAGGCATGCAAAACACAGGGAAGGAAGAAGTTCAGTCGATAGATCGGTGAGTTTGTTGGAAGGTAACACTGGGTGGAACCCGATCGATGATGATGAcgaagaaaacaatgattacaatgataataatatgatgAGCATGGACATTGACGTAACTTTTAGTACATCCGATTCAGATCATGATGTACAAGAGGAGtgcttaaaaatatttcag GAATATCAAGTACCAGAACGACCAAAACCGATGGAGTCATCGAAAGAATTACCGTTGCACGAAAAGGAAGAAAACGAAGAGGTTGGTAGGAAAAGAGTGGCGCATCCTTCAGCGGCTACATGTGTTACCAGGCAAACGGGTGTTAATCAGCAAGGGAAAAAAGTGATACATCCACAACAGAAGATGTACGAAAGGTGGCGTTTGATGCGAGATGCTGTAGTAGAAAAAAGTATTTCTACTGTAGCCGAGGGAGGTAGTTCTGGTGGCGGCGgctgtagtagtagtagtaataacGTTATCAAGGATGTACGTCGTAATTGCGTAGAAACGGCAGCAACCACCACGTGTAACAGCGAACTCAAATTGAACGGAGGAAATG GTCGCGTGAGAATTGCTCATGTGCCGTACGCAAAGTCTCTAGcgatagagaaaaagaaagtgaGAGAAAATGCGGTAGTAGCGgcagcggcggcggcggcggcggcggcggcggcggcggtatCGGCAATAGTAGCAACGCCGGTGTCTTCGAAATTGACAGAGTCACAAAAAACAGCAGCACAAACTGCCAAGAGTGGTGTACGAATCGCGCATGTTCCACAAGTG GTTCCTCAATTAATACGGCCTGAACCATTGCAAGTGGCTACTCAAAAATTTCCCTTAAACGTTCGTCAGTATTACGTGAATATGATGCACGACGTGTGCGTGTTAATTTACACGAATGCCGAGGATGCAGCACAGCGTGCGGTTAAAGAAGAACACGCTTGTCACGAAAGATGTAAAGCGTTAGCCGTTTATAAAAATTCTTGTATGCTCGCCGCGCACCGATTGAGGAAAGAAGTTGATCAGAATCAGTCGGCAGAAAATAATGCGGCGACAACATCAGGTAACATCATAGTATCCCATGAAGCGGTACTTGCTGGAAAAGCAAAGGGTTCTTGGAGTGTTCTCAAGACAAAGAAATCCGTTACGGAGTTTAGGGGAGTAGCGTTATACGGTATGTTGAAGAAATGGATAATGACGGAACAGCAACTTCGAGATAACGGATTTCCTCGGCCACATCCGGATGGTCAAAAG ggCCGTGCCAAAGTTTATGTAATCAATTCTCGAAATCAGAGTGTCTTGTCGAAAGTGCCTAACGAAAGAGTTTGTTGCCGTTGCGGTCAAACTTATATGATCGATAAACAAGGATTTGCATTGCAATCGCAGAACTGTATATATCATTGGGGTAGAAAATTCACGATCAGAGGAGAGGGTAAATACAGTTGTTGTCAACAATATGGTTCCGCGACTGGTTGTTGCGATGCAAAAACACACGTTTGGGATTATACCGATTACGAAAATCTTCGCGGTTATGTAAAAACCTTGCCAAAAG GTACAACGATCGAGGAACAAGGAGTGTACGCGCTCGATTGTGAAATGTGTTATACGACACAGGGATTGGAATTGACTAGAATAACGATCATTGACGAAGATTGCAATGTTGTCTACGAAACGTTGGTCAAACCGCAAAATCCTATAATCGATTATAATACAAG GTTTTCTGGGATAACGGAAGAAAGCATGAAGGATGTGGCGACTACGTTATTAGATGTCCAAGCAACGATACTAACAATGTTTTCGGAGAAAACGATATTAGTAGGTCACAGTCTGGAGAGTGATTTCAAAGCTTTAAGGTTATTACACGAGACCGTGGTCGACACAAGCGTCATGTTTCCGCATAAGAACGGATATCCACAGAAGAGAGCATTGAAGAACCTTTGTTCCGAATATTTGAGAAAACTCATTCAAAATGATG TCGGTGGACATGACAGCAAAGAGGACGCTATGGCCTGCATGGAGTTGATTCTTTGGAAAGTTAAAGAAGAAGCAAAGTTGCAATAA
- the LOC117608326 gene encoding uncharacterized protein LOC117608326 isoform X1: protein MLPSTGYFKAIGCPFYESGSCDRPYCHFKHSKRVLEDVGVTAEATETVESGAVGQVQEAKACTMVSSGSDVLQKLVTEAVKKVLANQDATNADQFSCQNVVSQVVEGLTPTLTPGSSNTFDTVATNTTENRVDASTSVSVSKAIPCVYNPTPIAELKKRHIPIVSYMPTRDSRVAVKRKCSPDGIKAWLATSCESGESIETACEIKYKPTVIVNSEIRDTTQSYIPTYKSDSAPAYFYKDESSNEYLFKLRESYYPKCKKRREEYVPKRVKTPLKTVEGLNESALEQFNRGFGTIDESLVLSKSTSAIQSKELFQTSCMDLEAKFSDDDDDDDDDDDDDNDDDDDGDEDDDVEEEEEDENNHENINKIDSENANCTSVEENELYRNVRRFDCLNGKKGHDAVIEEWSQVKVENECDEERNCNGTVLRNSNVPKQVKLTSKEGRKPLLHEEKKVPKVDTDEKVGSVNSKEFKSRDKNKEKDEKDCDKSHKRYKVSKRDSYETSRSATHSKSKTKSHVEREKEKESRSTKSDKDKSSHKDRKKHRSKERERERERERERERESERGGSRHKTNKRDKREDYHESEKCNERESKNCSDSSKRREHIEKRNDESKRSKRNKKSDDKTSGKFRRHAKHREGRSSVDRSVSLLEGNTGWNPIDDDDEENNDYNDNNMMSMDIDVTFSTSDSDHDVQEECLKIFQEYQVPERPKPMESSKELPLHEKEENEEVGRKRVAHPSAATCVTRQTGVNQQGKKVIHPQQKMYERWRLMRDAVVEKSISTVAEGGSSGGGGCSSSSNNVIKDVRRNCVETAATTTCNSELKLNGGNGRVRIAHVPYAKSLAIEKKKVRENAVVAAAAAAAAAAAAAVSAIVATPVSSKLTESQKTAAQTAKSGVRIAHVPQVVPQLIRPEPLQVATQKFPLNVRQYYVNMMHDVCVLIYTNAEDAAQRAVKEEHACHERCKALAVYKNSCMLAAHRLRKEVDQNQSAENNAATTSGNIIVSHEAVLAGKAKGSWSVLKTKKSVTEFRGVALYGMLKKWIMTEQQLRDNGFPRPHPDGQKGRAKVYVINSRNQSVLSKVPNERVCCRCGQTYMIDKQGFALQSQNCIYHWGRKFTIRGEGKYSCCQQYGSATGCCDAKTHVWDYTDYENLRGYVKTLPKGTTIEEQGVYALDCEMCYTTQGLELTRITIIDEDCNVVYETLVKPQNPIIDYNTRFSGITEESMKDVATTLLDVQATILTMFSEKTILVGHSLESDFKALRLLHETVVDTSVMFPHKNGYPQKRALKNLCSEYLRKLIQNDVGGHDSKEDAMACMELILWKVKEEAKLQ, encoded by the exons ATGTTGCCTTCGACTGGTTACTTTAAAGCTATCGGTTGTCCATTTTACGAAAGTGGAAGCTGCGATAGACCTTACTGTCATTTTAAGCATTCGAAACGGG TTTTAGAAGATGTCGGGGTTACCGCGGAAGCAACCGAGACGGTGGAAAGCGGTGCTGTGGGTCAGGTTCAAGAGGCAAAAGCTTGTACGATGGTATCGTCCGGTTCAGATGTTTTACAAAAATTAGTAACGGAAGCTGTTAAAAAAGTTCTCGCAAATCAAGATGCCACGAATGCGGATCAATTTTCTTGTCAAAATGTTGTTTCCCAAGTCGTAGAAGGACTAACGCCAACCTTAACACCTGGATCATCCAATACTTTTGATACTGTAGCAACTAATACAACGGAGAATAGAGTAGACGCGTCAACGTCTGTGTCGGTCAGTAAAGCAATTCCATGCGTTTACAATCCAACACCAATTGCAGAATTAAAGAAACGTCATATACCAATAGTATCTTACATGCCAACCAGAGACAGTAGAGTGGCAGTGAAACGTAAATGTTCTCCGGATGGGATAAAAGCTTGGTTGGCTACAAGCTGCGAATCCGGTGAATCAATTGAAACTGCTTGTGAAATTAAATACAAACCTACAGTGATAGTCAATTCTGAAATTCGAGATACTACACAAAGTTACATACCTACGTACAAGTCAGATTCAGCTCCAGCATATTTCTATAAGGACGAGAGTTCGAACGAATATCTGTTTAAGCTGAGAGAATCGTATTATCCAAAGTGtaagaaaagaagagaggaaTATGTTCCAAAGAGGGTAAAGACGCCGTTAAAAACTGTCGAGGGATTGAATGAATCTGCGTTAGAGCAATTCAACAGAGGCTTTGGTACGATTGACGAATCACTGGTTCTCTCCAAATCTACTTCTGCGATTCAATCTAAAGAGTTGTTTCAAACTTCTTGCATGGACTTGGAAGCGAAATTttccgacgacgacgacgacgacgacgacgacgacgacgatgacaatgatgatgatgatgatggtgacgAGGACGACGATgtcgaagaggaggaagaagatgaGAATAaccatgaaaatataaataagattGATTCTGAAAATGCTAATTGTACATCGGTAGAAGAAAACGAGCTTTATCGTAATGTTAGGAGATTTGACTGTTTAAACGGGAAGAAAGGTCACGATGCAGTGATCGAAGAGTGGTCGCAGGTAAAGGTTGAAAATGAATGCGACGAGGAGAGAAATTGTAATGGAACAGTATTGAGAAACAGTAACGTTCCGAAGCAGGTGAAATTAACGAGTAAAGAAGGTAGAAAACCGTTGCTACACGAAGAGAAAAAAGTACCGAAAGTAGATACGGATGAGAAAGTTGGCAGCGTAAATTCGAAAGAATTTAAAAGCagggataaaaataaagaaaaggatgAAAAGGATTGTGATAAATCTCATAAACGATATAAAGTTTCGAAGCGTGATTCGTACGAAACATCACGTTCAGCGACTCATAGTAAAAGCAAAACTAAGAGTCACGTGGAAcgcgaaaaagagaaagaatcaaGGAGTACAAAGAGTGATAAGGATAAAAGTAGTCACAAGGATCGTAAGAAGCATAGaagtaaagagagagagagggagagggagagggagagagaaagagaaagagaaagcgaAAGGGGTGGAAGTAGACATAAAACTAATAAGAGGGATAAACGAGAAGATTATCACGAGTCGGAGAAATGTAACGAACGCGAGTCCAAGAATTGTTCGGATTCGTCGAAAAGGCGGGAACATATCGAGAAGAGAAACGATGAAAGTAAGCGTTCGAAAAGGAATAAGAAATCGGACGATAAGACAAGTGGGAAATTTCGTAGGCATGCAAAACACAGGGAAGGAAGAAGTTCAGTCGATAGATCGGTGAGTTTGTTGGAAGGTAACACTGGGTGGAACCCGATCGATGATGATGAcgaagaaaacaatgattacaatgataataatatgatgAGCATGGACATTGACGTAACTTTTAGTACATCCGATTCAGATCATGATGTACAAGAGGAGtgcttaaaaatatttcag GAATATCAAGTACCAGAACGACCAAAACCGATGGAGTCATCGAAAGAATTACCGTTGCACGAAAAGGAAGAAAACGAAGAGGTTGGTAGGAAAAGAGTGGCGCATCCTTCAGCGGCTACATGTGTTACCAGGCAAACGGGTGTTAATCAGCAAGGGAAAAAAGTGATACATCCACAACAGAAGATGTACGAAAGGTGGCGTTTGATGCGAGATGCTGTAGTAGAAAAAAGTATTTCTACTGTAGCCGAGGGAGGTAGTTCTGGTGGCGGCGgctgtagtagtagtagtaataacGTTATCAAGGATGTACGTCGTAATTGCGTAGAAACGGCAGCAACCACCACGTGTAACAGCGAACTCAAATTGAACGGAGGAAATG GTCGCGTGAGAATTGCTCATGTGCCGTACGCAAAGTCTCTAGcgatagagaaaaagaaagtgaGAGAAAATGCGGTAGTAGCGgcagcggcggcggcggcggcggcggcggcggcggcggtatCGGCAATAGTAGCAACGCCGGTGTCTTCGAAATTGACAGAGTCACAAAAAACAGCAGCACAAACTGCCAAGAGTGGTGTACGAATCGCGCATGTTCCACAAGTG GTTCCTCAATTAATACGGCCTGAACCATTGCAAGTGGCTACTCAAAAATTTCCCTTAAACGTTCGTCAGTATTACGTGAATATGATGCACGACGTGTGCGTGTTAATTTACACGAATGCCGAGGATGCAGCACAGCGTGCGGTTAAAGAAGAACACGCTTGTCACGAAAGATGTAAAGCGTTAGCCGTTTATAAAAATTCTTGTATGCTCGCCGCGCACCGATTGAGGAAAGAAGTTGATCAGAATCAGTCGGCAGAAAATAATGCGGCGACAACATCAGGTAACATCATAGTATCCCATGAAGCGGTACTTGCTGGAAAAGCAAAGGGTTCTTGGAGTGTTCTCAAGACAAAGAAATCCGTTACGGAGTTTAGGGGAGTAGCGTTATACGGTATGTTGAAGAAATGGATAATGACGGAACAGCAACTTCGAGATAACGGATTTCCTCGGCCACATCCGGATGGTCAAAAG ggCCGTGCCAAAGTTTATGTAATCAATTCTCGAAATCAGAGTGTCTTGTCGAAAGTGCCTAACGAAAGAGTTTGTTGCCGTTGCGGTCAAACTTATATGATCGATAAACAAGGATTTGCATTGCAATCGCAGAACTGTATATATCATTGGGGTAGAAAATTCACGATCAGAGGAGAGGGTAAATACAGTTGTTGTCAACAATATGGTTCCGCGACTGGTTGTTGCGATGCAAAAACACACGTTTGGGATTATACCGATTACGAAAATCTTCGCGGTTATGTAAAAACCTTGCCAAAAG GTACAACGATCGAGGAACAAGGAGTGTACGCGCTCGATTGTGAAATGTGTTATACGACACAGGGATTGGAATTGACTAGAATAACGATCATTGACGAAGATTGCAATGTTGTCTACGAAACGTTGGTCAAACCGCAAAATCCTATAATCGATTATAATACAAG GTTTTCTGGGATAACGGAAGAAAGCATGAAGGATGTGGCGACTACGTTATTAGATGTCCAAGCAACGATACTAACAATGTTTTCGGAGAAAACGATATTAGTAGGTCACAGTCTGGAGAGTGATTTCAAAGCTTTAAGGTTATTACACGAGACCGTGGTCGACACAAGCGTCATGTTTCCGCATAAGAACGGATATCCACAGAAGAGAGCATTGAAGAACCTTTGTTCCGAATATTTGAGAAAACTCATTCAAAATGATG TCGGTGGACATGACAGCAAAGAGGACGCTATGGCCTGCATGGAGTTGATTCTTTGGAAAGTTAAAGAAGAAGCAAAGTTGCAATAA